A part of Rhodothermales bacterium genomic DNA contains:
- a CDS encoding STAS domain-containing protein, with amino-acid sequence MSFTVEPCNQETVIVRIGKALDFRNAAEFKSTCQTQVRSGARNFILDFSETGILDSTGLGSIFSLYRQVSPLEGQVVFAAVSRPVQVVVQLTRTYKVFRQFPSVEAAEEALL; translated from the coding sequence ATGAGTTTCACGGTGGAGCCCTGCAATCAGGAGACTGTTATTGTACGGATCGGCAAGGCGCTCGATTTCCGGAATGCCGCCGAGTTCAAGTCGACCTGTCAGACGCAGGTACGTTCCGGAGCCCGCAACTTCATTCTGGATTTCTCAGAGACGGGAATTCTGGATTCGACAGGGCTCGGATCGATTTTCTCCCTTTATCGCCAGGTTTCTCCGCTGGAAGGCCAGGTGGTCTTTGCGGCGGTATCACGGCCGGTACAGGTCGTCGTCCAGCTTACACGCACCTACAAGGTATTCAGACAGTTCCCGTCCGTCGAGGCTGCCGAAGAAGCCCTGTTGTAA
- a CDS encoding ATP-binding protein gives MESVKQRFCELSTLVAGVHQIFDQLCGDSGGYACLDEDTFYRAKLAAHEWAANLVQHASFDNRKPEVDVDVWPNGNKIECVFEDNSDGFDLDSILEQRSNGLSPLPERGMGLLMLSACTSELSYEKTEGGIYRLRFSVHSEADPWLNIPF, from the coding sequence ATGGAATCTGTAAAACAACGGTTTTGCGAACTGAGCACTCTCGTAGCGGGTGTGCATCAGATCTTTGACCAGCTTTGCGGTGATAGTGGTGGGTACGCGTGCCTGGACGAGGACACGTTTTACCGGGCGAAGCTTGCCGCCCACGAATGGGCGGCAAATCTCGTTCAGCATGCGTCCTTCGACAACCGGAAGCCGGAAGTCGACGTGGATGTGTGGCCGAACGGTAACAAGATCGAGTGCGTGTTTGAAGACAACTCGGATGGTTTCGACCTCGACTCCATCCTCGAGCAGCGGTCTAACGGACTCAGCCCCCTGCCGGAGCGCGGTATGGGCCTGCTCATGTTGAGTGCCTGCACGTCGGAACTCTCCTACGAAAAAACGGAAGGCGGTATCTACCGTCTTCGCTTCTCCGTCCATTCCGAAGCGGATCCATGGCTGAACATTCCATTCTAG
- a CDS encoding SpoIIE family protein phosphatase: protein MAEHSILVVEDEHTLRRLLEYRLSKLYDVRTAANGEEALEQIAENIPDLIISDIMMPKMDGFALQSAVQSQHETKAIPFIFLTAKADEQSRLKGMRTGVDDYITKPFDIEQLLIRVQRLLERTKMFQTQLDAKIGQDFSQRLMPKSLPQVPNYSVFFHNNPREHGGGDLFDWMEAAPGTYFLTIGDVMGKGLQAKFYAFSFLGYVRSTIHAMLRTTQSPAEIMTRVNHVLMDDPPMQETFASLLLVRWEPEAHRLTYANAGHCRPLLITPDGPEIVEYSDMILGLDRNAEFKDTEVELPADSALIAYTDGLTEQVLQSGQIAGEQGIVDASMRAYGRDAPIDAMLDDVLNRSEEDEFGDDILVLWLQREPLEIDWFSPFAADVK, encoded by the coding sequence ATGGCTGAACATTCCATTCTAGTCGTTGAAGACGAGCATACGCTTCGAAGGCTGTTGGAATACCGCCTCAGTAAGCTCTACGACGTCCGCACCGCGGCGAACGGAGAAGAAGCGCTCGAACAAATCGCGGAGAACATTCCTGACCTGATCATCTCGGATATCATGATGCCGAAGATGGACGGGTTCGCGTTACAAAGCGCCGTTCAGAGTCAGCACGAAACGAAGGCGATACCCTTCATCTTTCTTACGGCGAAGGCCGACGAGCAGAGCAGGCTGAAGGGGATGCGAACCGGTGTCGACGACTACATCACGAAGCCGTTCGACATTGAGCAATTGCTCATCCGCGTACAGAGACTTCTTGAACGGACGAAGATGTTTCAGACGCAGCTCGACGCAAAGATCGGGCAAGACTTCTCACAGCGTTTGATGCCGAAGAGCCTGCCCCAGGTACCGAACTACTCCGTCTTCTTCCATAACAACCCGAGGGAGCACGGCGGCGGCGACCTTTTCGACTGGATGGAAGCAGCGCCCGGAACATACTTTCTGACGATCGGCGACGTCATGGGCAAAGGATTGCAGGCCAAGTTCTATGCCTTCAGCTTCCTCGGCTACGTCCGCAGTACTATCCACGCCATGCTCCGGACGACACAATCTCCTGCGGAAATCATGACGCGTGTCAATCACGTATTGATGGATGACCCGCCCATGCAGGAGACCTTCGCATCGCTGCTGCTCGTTCGATGGGAGCCGGAGGCGCATCGGCTGACGTATGCGAATGCCGGACACTGTCGGCCGTTGCTCATCACTCCAGATGGCCCGGAGATCGTCGAATACAGCGATATGATTCTGGGACTCGATCGCAACGCCGAGTTCAAGGATACCGAAGTCGAACTACCCGCAGACTCTGCGCTCATCGCCTATACGGATGGATTGACTGAACAGGTTCTCCAGAGTGGACAGATCGCCGGAGAGCAGGGCATCGTTGATGCCTCGATGAGAGCCTATGGCCGGGACGCCCCTATCGACGCGATGCTGGACGATGTTCTGAATCGCTCGGAAGAAGACGAATTCGGCGATGACATTCTGGTTCTCTGGCTTCAGCGCGAGCCGCTGGAAATTGACTGGTTCTCCCCTTTCGCTGCAGACGTGAAGTAG